A genomic region of Chryseobacterium sp. KACC 21268 contains the following coding sequences:
- a CDS encoding nuclear transport factor 2 family protein: MIKKLLVALSFIAVSMMFAQKNNDQQAVSEASEKLRLAMISGDKTVLESLILPELTYGHSGGHIDDAKEFVEKLASKKSNFLNIDITNQNIQIVDKTAILRHHLFANTEDLGKAPAVVNLDILYVWSKTKSGWKLLARQAVKAEKK; the protein is encoded by the coding sequence ATGATCAAGAAATTATTAGTAGCATTAAGCTTTATCGCCGTATCAATGATGTTTGCCCAAAAAAACAATGACCAACAAGCTGTTTCCGAAGCCTCAGAAAAATTGAGACTCGCAATGATCAGCGGTGACAAAACCGTCTTAGAATCTTTGATTCTACCGGAATTAACCTACGGACATTCCGGCGGTCACATTGACGATGCGAAAGAATTTGTAGAAAAATTAGCGAGCAAAAAGTCTAATTTCCTCAACATTGATATTACAAACCAAAACATCCAGATCGTTGACAAAACAGCAATCCTCCGTCATCATTTGTTCGCAAACACCGAAGACCTTGGAAAGGCACCTGCAGTTGTGAATCTGGATATTTTATATGTTTGGTCTAAGACTAAAAGTGGTTGGAAATTGTTGGCTAGACAGGCTGTGAAGGCGGAGAAGAAATAA
- a CDS encoding proline dehydrogenase family protein, translated as MSIFNDTKLAFADKTDAQLRKAYWMFKAIEQPALTNIGVSLLNFTVKNNFPFVDGIVKQTLFEQFCGGETREESMSVVKQMFKRGVGSIFDYSIEGKEEEEVFDAVCKEIKDIIRFSVGNPAIPFIVFKPTAFGRIDIYEEVGKGKELTTSQKEEWNRVVTRFDEVCKLCFENNKKVMVDAEESWMQDAADQLCEEMMEKYNQEKPIVWNTIQMYRTGRLEYMNAHLERAKEKGYFIGYKIVRGAYMEKERKRAEEQNYPDPIQPNKQASDDNYNAGIDFVMANLDKVSAFFGTHNEKSSELVMDKMQTNNLEHNNPHIYFGQLYGMSDNITYYLADKHYNVAKYLPYGPVKDVVPYLTRRAQENTSVAGQTGRELGLIDKELKRRKSK; from the coding sequence ATGAGTATTTTCAATGATACAAAGCTCGCATTTGCCGATAAAACGGATGCTCAGCTGAGAAAAGCGTATTGGATGTTCAAGGCCATCGAACAGCCTGCATTGACGAATATTGGCGTTTCACTGCTTAATTTTACTGTTAAGAACAATTTTCCGTTTGTGGACGGCATCGTGAAGCAAACTTTGTTCGAGCAGTTTTGTGGTGGCGAGACCCGCGAGGAAAGTATGTCTGTGGTTAAACAGATGTTCAAACGTGGGGTTGGAAGCATTTTTGATTACTCGATTGAAGGAAAAGAAGAAGAGGAAGTTTTTGATGCGGTTTGCAAGGAAATCAAAGATATCATCAGATTTTCTGTTGGAAATCCGGCGATTCCATTTATCGTCTTCAAACCGACGGCTTTTGGAAGAATTGATATTTATGAAGAAGTTGGAAAGGGCAAAGAACTTACGACCAGCCAAAAAGAAGAATGGAATAGAGTAGTGACGCGTTTCGACGAAGTTTGCAAACTCTGTTTCGAGAACAACAAAAAAGTAATGGTGGACGCCGAAGAATCCTGGATGCAAGACGCGGCCGACCAACTTTGTGAGGAAATGATGGAAAAGTACAATCAGGAAAAACCCATCGTTTGGAACACCATTCAAATGTACAGAACCGGTCGTTTGGAATATATGAACGCACATCTTGAAAGAGCTAAAGAAAAAGGCTATTTCATTGGTTATAAGATAGTTCGTGGCGCTTATATGGAGAAGGAAAGAAAACGCGCCGAGGAGCAAAACTACCCAGACCCAATCCAACCCAACAAACAAGCTTCCGATGATAATTACAACGCGGGAATTGATTTTGTGATGGCGAATCTCGATAAAGTTTCAGCGTTTTTCGGAACACACAACGAGAAATCCTCCGAGTTGGTGATGGATAAAATGCAGACCAACAATCTGGAGCACAACAATCCGCACATCTATTTTGGCCAGCTTTACGGGATGAGTGATAACATTACTTATTACTTGGCGGACAAACATTACAACGTTGCCAAATATCTGCCTTACGGTCCTGTGAAAGATGTTGTTCCGTATCTTACAAGACGAGCGCAGGAAAATACGTCTGTTGCCGGACAAACCGGACGGGAATTGGGACTGATTGATAAAGAATTGAAGAGAAGAAAATCGAAATAG
- a CDS encoding S1-like domain-containing RNA-binding protein, with protein MKPGQTQTLTIAEQISSGYILKDELGEKAFIQKVFADESWEIGSEVEVFVYQDDGNLKATTEKANAEVGEFAVMTCVQSLPTGAFMDWGIIKDLFIPYKQQKSKIIEGKRYIVYVYEDEATGLTTGTTKFKRNPQYEDLPLRVGDKVDLIMMNESELGWNVVINKQFIGLVYESDVFKKLYPLSEESGYIKTIREDGKIDVTLQPQGFENVDEFKQAILDKLNDNYGLLYLSDKSSPDEIKDELQMSKKNFKKAIGSLYKDKIIEIADDRIKLL; from the coding sequence ATGAAACCTGGTCAAACCCAAACTCTCACAATCGCAGAACAAATTTCTTCTGGTTATATCCTAAAAGATGAACTTGGCGAAAAAGCATTCATCCAAAAAGTTTTTGCAGATGAATCCTGGGAAATTGGGAGCGAAGTAGAAGTTTTCGTTTATCAGGACGATGGTAACTTAAAGGCAACTACCGAAAAAGCAAATGCCGAAGTAGGAGAGTTTGCTGTTATGACTTGCGTACAAAGTTTACCAACAGGTGCTTTTATGGATTGGGGAATCATCAAAGATCTTTTCATCCCATACAAACAACAGAAATCTAAAATCATAGAAGGGAAACGCTACATCGTCTATGTTTACGAAGACGAAGCAACAGGTTTAACAACAGGAACTACCAAGTTCAAACGTAATCCTCAGTATGAAGATTTGCCACTGAGAGTTGGCGATAAGGTCGATTTGATTATGATGAATGAATCCGAATTGGGTTGGAATGTCGTTATTAACAAACAATTTATCGGATTGGTTTACGAATCCGATGTTTTCAAAAAATTATATCCACTTTCCGAAGAATCCGGTTACATCAAAACCATTCGTGAGGATGGGAAGATAGATGTCACTCTTCAGCCACAAGGTTTCGAAAATGTGGATGAGTTCAAACAGGCTATTCTTGATAAGCTGAATGACAATTACGGATTGCTTTATCTTTCTGATAAATCCTCGCCAGACGAAATCAAAGATGAACTTCAAATGAGCAAAAAGAACTTTAAAAAAGCCATTGGAAGTCTGTACAAAGATAAAATCATCGAGATTGCTGACGATAGAATAAAACTTCTTTAA
- a CDS encoding AraC family transcriptional regulator, producing the protein MKDYFIVILFLISGFAFSKDKDPKSYDFLRTKYEAFDEGDSRAFLYLKPYIKKAKSENKQDQLFQAYKDAVFYTKSVSGKLQYADSCIDAAYKTKNDDMISSSYVLRGSVYYTKLKKFKPALDEYLMAYKYSKNSSDLYLKSKISYHLGVVKNYLGYSEEALELFKNCIRFFEKEANIPTADNENRIYNNQKGYLNSIHQMIVCYRHLKDAKKADSLTDIGLLKTFNNKDFVQERSYFLKSKGISEYNNNKYKAAIDNLDQSLSLMKDDFAWSSIDYFYKGKSYLALNKEELAISNFKKIDSIFNKQEFILPELRENYEILINHYKKQKDSEKQLYYTTQLLKADSIISRDFAYLSLKVHREYDTNTLIEEKGRLETANTWGVFLILSLVTTAGILTYVLVKRHKNDKSTLDKYLALQEKLSTKNYVSSDNSNAYTPVAMQENSEDKKTHITEAVKQDLLQKLRKFEDKKQFTQKGLTIQKLSVQFETNSNYLSHVINEQKGMNFNRYLGDLRIRYITRLLFEKNIYLNYTIDSLAKECGIASRQNFSDLFFEINGIRPTDFIRKRKKELDSLNYSSSSISNIRGLFSEN; encoded by the coding sequence ATGAAAGATTATTTCATTGTCATATTATTCTTAATTTCTGGTTTTGCTTTTTCGAAAGACAAGGATCCGAAATCCTATGACTTTTTGCGGACAAAATATGAAGCTTTTGATGAAGGCGACAGTCGTGCATTTTTATATTTGAAACCATACATCAAAAAGGCAAAAAGTGAGAACAAACAGGATCAATTGTTCCAGGCTTATAAAGATGCCGTCTTCTACACAAAATCCGTAAGTGGCAAACTGCAATATGCAGATAGCTGTATAGACGCTGCGTATAAGACCAAGAATGATGATATGATCTCATCATCTTACGTTCTACGTGGAAGTGTCTATTACACCAAGCTCAAAAAGTTCAAACCTGCGCTAGATGAGTATCTAATGGCCTACAAGTACTCCAAAAACTCCAGTGATCTATATTTAAAAAGCAAAATATCTTATCACTTAGGTGTAGTAAAAAATTATCTTGGCTACAGCGAGGAAGCATTGGAATTATTTAAAAACTGTATCCGGTTTTTTGAAAAAGAAGCCAACATTCCAACTGCTGACAATGAGAACAGAATCTACAATAATCAAAAAGGTTATCTCAACAGTATTCATCAGATGATTGTCTGCTACAGACATCTGAAAGATGCAAAAAAGGCAGATTCATTGACTGACATTGGATTACTTAAAACATTTAATAATAAAGACTTTGTACAGGAGAGAAGTTATTTCCTGAAATCAAAAGGCATATCGGAGTACAACAATAATAAGTACAAGGCCGCGATAGATAATCTGGATCAATCTCTAAGCCTAATGAAAGATGATTTCGCCTGGAGTTCAATTGATTACTTCTACAAAGGCAAAAGTTATTTAGCGCTTAACAAAGAAGAATTGGCCATTTCCAATTTCAAAAAAATAGACTCTATTTTTAATAAACAAGAATTCATCCTACCTGAATTAAGGGAAAATTATGAAATTCTTATCAATCATTATAAAAAACAAAAGGACTCAGAGAAACAGCTTTATTACACCACGCAACTCCTCAAAGCAGACAGCATCATCTCTAGAGATTTTGCATATCTTTCTCTGAAAGTTCACCGGGAATATGATACCAACACGCTGATTGAAGAAAAAGGAAGACTGGAAACTGCGAACACTTGGGGCGTATTTTTGATACTTAGCCTGGTGACCACTGCAGGAATCCTTACTTATGTTTTAGTAAAAAGACATAAAAATGATAAGAGTACACTGGACAAATATCTTGCTCTTCAGGAAAAACTGAGTACCAAAAATTATGTAAGCAGTGACAATTCTAACGCCTACACGCCAGTTGCAATGCAGGAAAACAGTGAGGATAAAAAGACACATATCACAGAAGCTGTAAAACAGGATTTGCTGCAAAAGCTGAGAAAATTTGAGGATAAGAAACAGTTCACCCAGAAAGGACTTACCATTCAGAAATTATCTGTCCAATTTGAAACCAATTCCAACTATCTCTCTCACGTTATCAATGAGCAAAAGGGAATGAACTTCAACAGATACCTTGGTGATCTGAGAATCCGATACATCACACGTTTGCTTTTCGAAAAGAATATCTATCTTAATTATACAATCGACAGTCTTGCGAAAGAATGTGGAATCGCATCCAGGCAGAATTTTTCGGATCTGTTTTTTGAGATCAATGGCATCAGACCAACAGATTTCATCAGAAAGCGAAAAAAGGAGTTGGACAGTCTTAACTACTCCTCTTCTTCCATCAGCAACATTCGTGGATTGTTTTCCGAAAATTAA
- a CDS encoding hemolysin III family protein has product MSKKNRKQEEFYNVITHGLGVVLSVVALILMIYYSVISENTIAIASSLIFGISLILLYSASTIYHAVYRLKWKKICQKIDHLSIYVLIAGTYTPVALLGLKGAWGWSMFGLIWGMALIGFIFKFSPLRNNEKISLSLYALMGWASIIAIKPMIENLSTGALTLIILGGLCYTFGIYFYAKDRKPFYHPIWHLFVLGGSILHFCAIFFFILP; this is encoded by the coding sequence ATGTCGAAGAAAAACAGAAAACAAGAAGAATTCTACAATGTCATCACCCACGGTTTAGGTGTGGTTTTGTCTGTTGTCGCTTTGATTTTGATGATTTATTATTCAGTCATCAGCGAGAATACGATCGCAATTGCTTCTTCTTTAATTTTCGGAATCAGTTTAATCCTACTTTATTCTGCATCAACGATTTACCACGCCGTTTACAGATTGAAATGGAAAAAGATTTGCCAAAAAATAGATCATCTCAGCATCTATGTTCTGATTGCCGGAACTTACACGCCGGTGGCATTATTGGGATTGAAAGGCGCTTGGGGCTGGAGTATGTTTGGTTTGATCTGGGGAATGGCTCTGATCGGATTTATTTTCAAATTCTCACCGCTGAGAAACAATGAGAAGATATCGCTTTCGCTTTATGCTTTAATGGGTTGGGCTTCGATTATCGCGATCAAACCGATGATTGAGAATCTCTCCACCGGCGCATTAACATTGATCATTCTTGGCGGATTGTGTTACACATTCGGGATTTATTTTTATGCTAAAGACAGAAAACCGTTTTACCATCCGATTTGGCACCTATTCGTTTTGGGTGGAAGCATTCTCCACTTTTGCGCCATTTTCTTTTTTATTCTTCCCTGA
- the pruA gene encoding L-glutamate gamma-semialdehyde dehydrogenase, translating into MSKAISQVPFAQNEPVNSYVPGSDEVKSLISTYKKMWKEKTEIPMVIGGKDIKTDKKIKLSSPQDHHHDFGFYYEGDISHVDSAIETALAAKSKWNALGWEHRAAIFLKAADLLAGPYRDVINAATMIGQSKNVHQAEIDAACEFIDFLRFNVEFMTDLYSEQPVSDAGIWNRVEYRPLEGFCFAVTPFNFTAIAGNLPACMAMMGNVVVWKPSDKQIYSAKVIMDVLKEAGLPDGVINMIFTDGKETAEKVLAHPEFAGLHFTGSTKVFQGMWKMIGNNIHNYRSYPRIVGETGGKDFVMVHPSANIEAVATGLVRGAFEYQGQKCSAASRAYVPKSLWNEVKAVMESQIKSIKIGSPEDPSNFVNAVIDKNSFEKCKGYIDRAEAANDATVVIGGKYDDKKGWFVHPTVIETINPYYESIVEEIFGPILTVFVYEDENWADTLKLVDTSTQYSLTGSIFAQDRYAIDEAYKALENASGNFYINDKPTGAVVGQQPFGGSRASGTNDKAGSKMNLTRWVSVRSIKETFVSPKDYKYPYLG; encoded by the coding sequence ATGTCTAAAGCCATTTCTCAAGTGCCTTTTGCACAAAACGAACCCGTAAATTCTTATGTACCAGGTTCCGACGAGGTAAAAAGCCTTATTTCTACTTATAAAAAAATGTGGAAAGAAAAAACCGAAATCCCAATGGTAATCGGTGGAAAAGATATCAAAACAGACAAAAAAATAAAACTGAGCTCGCCTCAGGATCATCACCACGATTTCGGATTCTACTATGAAGGCGATATCTCACACGTTGACAGCGCGATAGAAACGGCGTTAGCTGCTAAAAGCAAGTGGAATGCCTTAGGTTGGGAACACAGAGCCGCCATCTTCTTGAAAGCCGCTGACCTTTTGGCCGGACCTTACAGAGATGTGATCAACGCAGCGACGATGATCGGACAGTCCAAAAACGTTCATCAAGCAGAGATTGACGCCGCTTGCGAATTCATAGATTTCTTGCGTTTCAATGTTGAGTTTATGACGGATCTTTATTCTGAGCAACCAGTTTCTGACGCTGGAATTTGGAATCGCGTGGAGTACAGACCTTTGGAAGGTTTCTGTTTTGCGGTGACGCCTTTCAACTTTACAGCGATTGCAGGAAACTTGCCAGCTTGTATGGCGATGATGGGAAATGTGGTGGTTTGGAAACCATCTGACAAACAGATCTATTCTGCAAAAGTCATTATGGACGTTTTGAAGGAAGCTGGACTTCCAGACGGTGTTATCAATATGATCTTCACAGACGGAAAAGAAACGGCTGAGAAAGTTTTGGCTCATCCAGAATTTGCAGGTCTTCATTTCACAGGTTCTACAAAGGTTTTCCAAGGAATGTGGAAGATGATCGGCAACAATATCCACAACTACAGATCTTACCCGAGAATCGTTGGAGAAACTGGCGGAAAAGACTTCGTGATGGTTCACCCATCTGCGAATATCGAGGCCGTTGCAACTGGTTTAGTAAGAGGTGCTTTCGAATATCAAGGTCAAAAATGTTCCGCAGCATCCAGAGCCTATGTTCCAAAATCCCTTTGGAATGAAGTAAAAGCAGTGATGGAATCTCAAATCAAATCCATCAAAATCGGTTCTCCAGAAGATCCATCAAACTTTGTGAATGCCGTGATCGACAAAAATTCTTTCGAAAAATGCAAAGGCTATATCGACAGAGCTGAAGCAGCAAACGACGCAACAGTTGTAATTGGTGGAAAATACGATGACAAAAAAGGCTGGTTCGTGCATCCAACAGTTATCGAAACCATCAATCCTTACTACGAAAGTATTGTGGAGGAGATCTTCGGACCAATCCTGACTGTCTTTGTTTATGAAGATGAAAACTGGGCAGACACTTTGAAATTGGTTGACACTTCGACGCAATATTCTTTGACAGGTTCTATTTTCGCACAAGACAGATATGCGATCGACGAGGCTTACAAAGCTTTGGAAAACGCTTCCGGAAACTTCTACATCAACGACAAACCTACGGGTGCAGTGGTTGGACAGCAACCTTTCGGCGGGTCTAGAGCATCTGGAACCAATGACAAAGCAGGTTCTAAGATGAACTTGACGCGTTGGGTTTCTGTAAGAAGCATCAAGGAAACTTTTGTCTCTCCAAAAGATTACAAATATCCATATTTAGGCTAA
- the pncA gene encoding bifunctional nicotinamidase/pyrazinamidase, which yields MKKALIIVDVQNDFCEGGTLAVPEANTIIPYINGLMEDNQYEEIILTQDWHPANHKSFASNNGKNVGETITLNGGAQFMWPDHCIQGTFGAEFHKDLNREKVTHIIQKGKNIEIDSYSGFQDNNHFVKTGLEDYLKYHDIQLVEIVGLALDYCVKFTAIDAFNAGFITCLHFNGTKAVNVKPDSAKNTIYDLAEKGITILA from the coding sequence ATGAAAAAAGCATTAATAATAGTTGACGTTCAAAATGATTTCTGCGAAGGTGGCACATTGGCGGTTCCGGAAGCGAATACTATCATTCCGTACATCAATGGCCTGATGGAAGACAATCAATACGAAGAGATCATTCTGACGCAAGATTGGCATCCGGCAAATCATAAAAGCTTCGCCTCCAACAACGGAAAAAATGTTGGCGAAACGATCACATTGAACGGCGGTGCACAATTTATGTGGCCAGACCATTGTATTCAAGGAACTTTCGGGGCTGAGTTTCACAAGGACTTGAACCGTGAGAAAGTGACGCACATCATCCAAAAAGGGAAAAACATAGAAATCGACAGCTACAGTGGTTTTCAGGACAACAATCATTTTGTGAAAACAGGATTGGAAGATTATCTGAAATATCACGACATTCAACTGGTCGAGATTGTTGGTTTGGCTTTGGATTATTGCGTGAAGTTTACCGCGATTGACGCTTTCAATGCAGGTTTTATCACTTGTCTCCACTTCAACGGAACAAAAGCGGTGAATGTAAAACCAGATAGTGCGAAGAATACGATATATGATTTGGCTGAGAAAGGAATTACTATTTTAGCTTAA
- a CDS encoding DUF421 domain-containing protein, giving the protein MDPILDIVLRSLAVYFFMVIAVRIFGKNQLSQLNAGDVILLLLISNAVQNAMVGPNNTLIGGIVAALVLFVANFIVKKFIFKSKFVKELIEDHPYILVKDGKVFTDVLKKVQISEDELEESIHEHGIEAVSEVKLAILEVDGNISVMSIDKDSHQTHYSRHKTRIKRKFNP; this is encoded by the coding sequence TTGGATCCAATTCTTGATATCGTTCTTCGTTCGCTTGCCGTGTACTTTTTTATGGTCATCGCCGTAAGGATTTTCGGTAAGAATCAATTGTCACAACTCAATGCTGGCGATGTGATTTTATTGTTGTTGATAAGCAACGCTGTTCAGAATGCGATGGTTGGTCCTAATAATACGTTGATTGGCGGAATTGTGGCAGCCTTGGTTTTGTTTGTTGCAAATTTCATTGTCAAGAAATTTATCTTCAAAAGCAAGTTTGTGAAAGAATTGATAGAAGACCATCCATATATTTTGGTCAAGGACGGAAAGGTCTTCACTGATGTTTTGAAGAAAGTCCAAATTTCGGAAGACGAATTGGAAGAATCCATCCACGAACACGGCATCGAAGCGGTTTCTGAAGTGAAGCTGGCAATTTTGGAAGTTGATGGCAATATCAGCGTGATGTCCATTGATAAAGACAGCCACCAAACGCATTATTCCAGACATAAAACCAGGATTAAAAGGAAATTTAATCCATAA
- the hisS gene encoding histidine--tRNA ligase, with the protein MKPSLAKGTRDFTAKEVSRRKYIINILQNNFELFGFQPLETPSFENLSTLTGKYGEEGDRLIFKILNSGDYASKTNDEDWGNKNSQKLISQISEKALRYDLTVPFARFVAMNQGQLAFPYKRYQIQPVWRADRPQKGRFREFYQCDADVVGSTSLWQEVELLQLYFKSFNNLNLSVSVHINNRKILSGIAEYAGIADQLIDFTVALDKLDKIGKDGVTKEMLEKGISEEAISKLDFLFNQTNNALENLSNLKERFQGNETGSKGVEELEFVIKNALELGINSQDLVFDITLARGLDYYTGAIFEVKAKDVAMGSIGGGGRYDNLTEVFGVKDVPGIGISFGLDRIYLVMEELGIFPEDSDVKVKYLFANYGEAESIEAMKLISKLRAKNISAELYPDPSKLKKQFTYAEKKGIENLVFLGEQEIKEGNVTIKNLTSGEQQTVNVAAFLE; encoded by the coding sequence ATGAAGCCAAGCTTAGCAAAAGGAACTAGAGATTTTACCGCAAAAGAAGTTTCCAGAAGAAAATACATCATCAATATTCTTCAAAATAATTTTGAACTATTTGGGTTCCAGCCTTTGGAAACGCCTAGTTTCGAAAACCTTTCCACTTTGACGGGAAAATACGGCGAAGAAGGGGATAGACTTATTTTCAAAATTTTGAATTCCGGTGACTACGCTTCAAAAACAAATGATGAAGATTGGGGAAATAAGAATTCTCAAAAATTAATCTCTCAGATTTCTGAAAAAGCTCTTCGTTATGACCTTACAGTTCCTTTTGCAAGATTTGTTGCAATGAATCAGGGACAATTGGCTTTTCCTTACAAACGTTATCAGATCCAGCCGGTTTGGCGTGCAGATCGTCCTCAGAAAGGGAGATTCCGAGAGTTTTATCAATGTGATGCAGACGTGGTCGGAAGTACGAGTCTTTGGCAGGAAGTAGAGTTACTACAATTATATTTCAAATCTTTTAACAATTTGAATTTATCCGTTTCAGTTCATATTAATAATAGAAAAATTCTTTCGGGAATTGCAGAGTATGCAGGAATTGCCGATCAACTAATTGATTTCACTGTTGCGCTAGATAAACTTGATAAAATCGGGAAAGATGGCGTGACGAAAGAAATGCTGGAAAAAGGAATCTCTGAAGAAGCCATTTCCAAACTGGATTTTCTATTCAATCAAACCAATAATGCACTGGAAAATTTATCAAATCTAAAAGAAAGATTCCAAGGCAACGAAACTGGCTCGAAAGGCGTAGAAGAATTGGAATTCGTGATCAAAAATGCTTTAGAACTTGGAATTAATTCCCAAGATTTGGTTTTCGATATCACACTTGCAAGAGGTTTGGATTATTACACAGGTGCCATTTTCGAAGTAAAAGCGAAGGATGTTGCAATGGGATCCATCGGTGGTGGAGGACGTTACGATAATCTGACAGAGGTTTTTGGTGTGAAGGATGTTCCCGGGATTGGGATCTCTTTTGGATTGGACAGAATCTATCTCGTGATGGAGGAATTGGGAATTTTCCCTGAAGATTCTGATGTGAAAGTCAAATACCTTTTCGCAAATTACGGTGAAGCAGAATCAATCGAAGCGATGAAGCTAATTTCAAAATTAAGAGCGAAGAATATTTCCGCAGAACTGTATCCGGACCCTTCCAAACTTAAAAAACAATTCACTTACGCAGAGAAAAAAGGTATCGAGAATTTAGTTTTTCTGGGCGAGCAGGAAATAAAAGAGGGGAATGTTACCATTAAAAATCTTACTTCCGGAGAGCAGCAAACTGTAAATGTAGCTGCATTCTTAGAATAA
- the purH gene encoding bifunctional phosphoribosylaminoimidazolecarboxamide formyltransferase/IMP cyclohydrolase gives MSKKRALISVSDKSGLVDFARFLEEQNYELISTGGTFKHLKDAGLNPIQIDEVTDFPEMLDGRVKTLHPKVHGGLLAVRSNEEHMKTVQEYEIGLIDMVIVNLYPFFENVNKEISLDEKVEFIDIGGPSMLRSAAKNFNSVVVLTDVNDYEIIKNEMSENGDSTIETRKKLAGKVFNLTSAYDAAISRMLLDEEYPTYLNASYKKISDLRYGENPHQSAAYYTSTFENGAMKDFEILGGKELSFNNLRDMDLCWKVVNEFKDELACCAVKHSTPCGVAVGATALETYTKTFECDPVSIFGGIIGMNYKVDAATAEELNKTFLEIVMATDFDEDALEILRKKKNLRIIKIKNQVTDKQAWVKIDGGMLVQSADDQFSEDIKLVTESAPTDEQRKALLFSQRVVKYVKSNAIVVSNGVQAIGIGGGQVNRIWATQQAIERAKEKFDGELVLASDAFFPFRDVVDFCAQEGIKAIIQPGGSMRDNDSIEAANEHQIPMLFTGMRHFLH, from the coding sequence ATGAGTAAAAAGAGAGCACTTATCAGCGTATCTGATAAAAGCGGTTTGGTGGATTTCGCAAGATTTCTCGAAGAACAGAACTACGAATTGATTTCCACTGGCGGAACATTCAAACATTTGAAAGACGCCGGATTGAATCCAATTCAAATCGATGAAGTCACAGATTTCCCGGAAATGCTGGACGGCAGAGTGAAGACCCTGCACCCGAAAGTTCACGGCGGATTGTTGGCGGTTCGTTCCAATGAGGAACATATGAAAACCGTTCAGGAGTACGAAATCGGACTGATTGATATGGTCATCGTGAATCTTTATCCGTTTTTCGAGAACGTGAACAAAGAAATTTCTCTTGACGAAAAAGTAGAATTCATCGATATTGGCGGGCCTTCTATGTTGCGTTCTGCAGCCAAGAATTTTAATTCTGTTGTGGTTTTGACAGACGTGAACGATTACGAAATCATCAAAAATGAAATGTCAGAAAATGGTGATTCGACCATCGAAACCAGAAAGAAATTGGCTGGAAAAGTGTTCAATCTGACATCTGCTTATGACGCCGCGATTTCCAGAATGCTTTTAGATGAAGAATATCCAACTTATCTGAATGCTTCCTACAAAAAGATTTCAGACCTGCGTTACGGCGAAAATCCGCATCAATCCGCAGCTTATTACACTTCGACTTTCGAAAATGGCGCAATGAAAGATTTTGAGATTTTGGGAGGCAAAGAATTGTCTTTCAATAATTTGAGAGATATGGATTTGTGTTGGAAAGTAGTGAATGAGTTCAAGGATGAATTGGCTTGTTGTGCCGTAAAACACTCGACGCCTTGTGGTGTTGCGGTCGGAGCTACAGCTTTGGAAACTTACACCAAAACATTCGAATGCGACCCAGTTTCCATCTTCGGCGGTATCATCGGAATGAATTATAAAGTTGATGCGGCAACGGCTGAGGAATTGAACAAAACGTTCCTCGAAATCGTGATGGCTACAGACTTTGATGAAGATGCTTTGGAAATCCTCAGAAAAAAGAAAAACCTGAGAATTATCAAAATCAAAAACCAGGTGACAGACAAACAAGCTTGGGTGAAAATTGATGGCGGAATGTTGGTTCAAAGTGCCGACGACCAATTCTCAGAAGATATTAAATTAGTGACAGAAAGCGCTCCAACGGACGAACAAAGAAAAGCATTACTGTTCTCTCAAAGGGTGGTGAAATATGTAAAGTCCAACGCAATCGTGGTTTCAAACGGCGTTCAAGCCATCGGGATTGGTGGAGGACAGGTAAACAGAATTTGGGCAACACAACAAGCGATTGAAAGAGCCAAAGAGAAATTCGACGGTGAGTTGGTTTTGGCATCGGATGCATTTTTCCCTTTCCGAGATGTGGTGGATTTCTGCGCGCAGGAAGGCATCAAGGCGATTATTCAGCCAGGTGGAAGTATGAGAGACAATGATTCTATTGAAGCGGCGAATGAGCATCAAATCCCAATGTTGTTTACGGGAATGAGACATTTCTTGCATTGA